One window of Thermocoleostomius sinensis A174 genomic DNA carries:
- a CDS encoding DUF6671 family protein, which translates to MIEFPYPISFDGRVGVLASMHQKETVMAPILLTEVGLQLQVASLNTDQFGTFTREIDRPGTQLEAARLKAKAAIDLTGHSLALASEGTFSPHPLLPYLACNRELVILIDAEHGLELVGETVSTQTNFRHQLVFDLNTALEFAQKAGFPDHGLVVMSDADRIQSETIVKGIHQEAELIEIVKRTLEQFGQAWLETDMRAMHNPTRMQVIGDATRDLVRKLKQRCPQCRYPGFDVVERQGGLPCEWCGSPTDLTLQAIYGCQYCGFQRSLLYPDGKTAADPAQCALCNP; encoded by the coding sequence ATGATTGAGTTCCCCTATCCAATTTCCTTCGATGGCAGAGTGGGAGTGTTGGCCAGTATGCACCAAAAAGAAACGGTCATGGCTCCCATTTTGTTGACGGAAGTCGGACTGCAACTTCAGGTCGCAAGTTTAAACACGGATCAATTTGGCACCTTTACCCGTGAGATCGATCGACCAGGGACACAACTGGAGGCGGCTCGCCTGAAAGCAAAGGCGGCGATCGATCTCACGGGACATTCATTGGCGCTAGCCAGCGAAGGTACGTTCAGCCCACATCCGCTGCTGCCCTATCTGGCTTGCAATCGCGAACTTGTAATTTTGATTGATGCAGAGCATGGTCTGGAATTGGTGGGCGAAACCGTGTCCACTCAGACCAACTTTCGCCATCAATTGGTGTTTGATCTCAATACGGCCCTAGAGTTTGCCCAAAAAGCAGGATTTCCAGACCACGGATTAGTGGTGATGTCTGACGCCGATCGAATTCAATCAGAGACAATCGTCAAAGGCATTCACCAGGAAGCTGAGTTGATTGAGATTGTCAAGCGCACACTGGAGCAGTTCGGGCAGGCATGGCTGGAAACGGATATGCGAGCGATGCATAATCCCACTCGAATGCAGGTGATAGGCGATGCGACTCGCGATCTCGTTCGCAAACTAAAGCAACGCTGCCCCCAGTGTCGGTATCCCGGTTTTGATGTGGTTGAGCGTCAAGGTGGCTTGCCCTGCGAATGGTGCGGTTCCCCCACTGATCTGACGCTACAGGCAATTTATGGCTGTCAATACTGTGGCTTTCAGCGATCGTTGTTGTATCCCGATGGCAAAACGGCGGCTGATCCGGCTCAGTGTGCATTGTGCAATCCCTAG
- a CDS encoding nitrate ABC transporter ATP-binding protein (This model describes the ATP binding subunits of ATP-binding cassette (ABC) transporters for nitrate transport, or for bicarbonate transport, in bacteria and archaea.), which produces MAPASDAFLTIDGVSKIYPTPKGDYVVLEDINLSVQAGEFICVIGHSGCGKTTLLNMVGGFSKPSSGVVTLNGKKITSPGPDRMVVFQGYALLPWLTAYENVYLAVDSVHPQKSEAEKKQITREHLHLVGLSEAAHKRPGQLSGGMKQRVSIARALAIRPEVLILDEPFGALDAITKEELQEELLKIWNDHRCTVLMITHDIDEALFLADRLVMMTNGPAATIGEIIDIPFPRPRDRGRIMEDPEFYKLRNYILDYLYNRFAHDDE; this is translated from the coding sequence TTGGCTCCTGCTTCAGATGCCTTCCTTACGATTGATGGTGTTTCTAAAATCTACCCCACTCCAAAGGGTGACTATGTGGTTTTGGAAGACATTAATCTTAGCGTACAAGCAGGCGAGTTTATCTGCGTCATTGGTCACTCTGGCTGTGGTAAAACTACCTTACTCAATATGGTAGGAGGCTTCTCCAAACCCAGTAGCGGTGTTGTGACGTTAAACGGTAAAAAAATTACCTCTCCTGGTCCCGATCGAATGGTTGTGTTTCAAGGCTATGCCCTGTTGCCTTGGCTCACGGCTTACGAGAATGTTTACTTAGCCGTAGACTCGGTGCATCCGCAAAAATCAGAAGCCGAGAAGAAGCAAATCACGCGAGAGCATCTGCATTTAGTGGGGCTATCGGAAGCAGCCCACAAGCGTCCTGGTCAACTATCGGGCGGGATGAAACAGCGTGTCTCAATTGCCCGTGCGTTGGCGATTCGTCCAGAAGTATTGATTTTGGATGAACCCTTTGGCGCACTCGATGCCATCACCAAGGAAGAACTGCAAGAAGAATTGCTGAAGATTTGGAATGATCATCGCTGTACTGTACTGATGATTACGCACGATATTGATGAGGCTCTGTTTTTGGCCGATCGCTTGGTGATGATGACTAATGGGCCAGCCGCCACCATTGGCGAAATTATTGATATTCCCTTTCCTCGTCCTCGCGATCGGGGACGGATTATGGAAGACCCTGAATTTTACAAACTGCGGAACTATATCTTAGATTATCTCTATAATCGTTTTGCCCATGATGATGAGTAA
- a CDS encoding nitrate ABC transporter ATP-binding protein (This model describes the ATP binding subunits of ATP-binding cassette (ABC) transporters for nitrate transport, or for bicarbonate transport, in bacteria and archaea.) — translation MSVFLAVDQIEKTFALSGGGEYLALKGINLEVHKGEFVSLIGHSGCGKSTLLNMIAGLDLPTDGVVLLDGETIRRPGPDKMVVFQNYSLLPWMTVRENIALAVDEVLADLPKGERRALVEQHIDLVGLRHAADKPPGQLSGGMKQRVAIARALAIRPKLLLLDEPFGALDALTRGNLQEQLMRICEESHVTAVMVTHDVDEALLLSDRIVMLTNGPGSKIGQILEVDIPRPRKRLEVVNHPSYYSMRSEVIYFLNQQKQIKKLRAGKQGAIARHGLEKVNLDIGFVPLTACAPLAVAKEKGFFTHHGLDEVSLVREASWRGIQDGIAGGYLDAAQMPAGMPIWLTLGGMDGTPLPVVSALTLTRNGNAITLDKRFYDQGIHTLQNLKHLLLETSDKRHTFGVVHPASMHNLLLRYWLAAGGIHPDRNVELSTIPPAQMIANLQAGNIDGYCVGEPWNVRAAVEGIGYTIATDLEVWNGHPGKVLGVREDWAQSYPNTHIALVKALLEACAYCMDEANHEEIREILSRREYLGTDLSYIYLGDPNPHVCSLHPSPREYAHHQFYGQGVNRPSRTEHLWMMAQMARWGDVPFPRNWVEILERVCRVNIFSTAARELGLTEITYSRGPIQLFDGTTFSADDPIGYLNQLSIKHDFSVADVILDNRTPKSA, via the coding sequence ATGTCAGTTTTTCTTGCAGTTGATCAAATTGAAAAGACGTTTGCCCTCAGTGGGGGTGGCGAGTATTTGGCCTTGAAAGGCATTAACTTAGAGGTTCACAAGGGCGAATTTGTATCGCTAATTGGACACTCCGGCTGTGGCAAATCTACTCTGCTGAATATGATCGCTGGATTAGATTTACCCACCGATGGCGTGGTGTTGCTAGATGGCGAAACAATTCGCCGTCCTGGTCCTGACAAAATGGTAGTGTTCCAAAACTATTCTTTGTTGCCGTGGATGACTGTGCGCGAAAATATTGCGCTAGCGGTTGATGAAGTGCTGGCTGATTTACCCAAGGGAGAACGTCGGGCCTTGGTGGAACAGCATATTGACTTGGTGGGATTGCGCCACGCCGCTGACAAACCACCAGGACAACTGTCAGGGGGAATGAAACAGCGGGTAGCGATCGCTCGTGCATTAGCCATTCGTCCCAAGCTGCTGTTGCTAGATGAACCGTTTGGCGCACTCGATGCCCTCACCCGTGGCAATTTGCAAGAGCAGTTGATGCGAATTTGCGAAGAGAGCCACGTGACAGCGGTGATGGTGACGCACGATGTCGATGAAGCTCTATTGCTGAGCGATCGCATCGTCATGCTCACCAATGGTCCAGGTTCCAAGATTGGGCAAATTCTGGAAGTCGATATTCCCCGTCCGCGCAAACGCCTGGAGGTGGTGAATCATCCGAGTTACTATTCCATGCGCAGCGAAGTCATTTATTTTCTCAATCAGCAAAAGCAAATCAAGAAACTGCGGGCTGGTAAGCAGGGAGCGATCGCTCGTCATGGGTTGGAAAAGGTGAATCTGGATATTGGCTTTGTGCCATTGACAGCCTGTGCACCGTTGGCGGTGGCCAAAGAAAAGGGATTCTTTACGCATCACGGTTTAGATGAAGTGTCGTTGGTGCGCGAAGCGAGTTGGCGTGGCATTCAAGATGGAATCGCTGGAGGCTATCTCGATGCAGCCCAAATGCCAGCCGGAATGCCAATTTGGTTAACGCTGGGGGGTATGGATGGTACACCGCTGCCTGTTGTGTCCGCCCTCACCTTAACCCGTAATGGTAACGCTATTACCCTTGATAAACGCTTCTACGATCAGGGTATTCATACCTTGCAAAACCTCAAGCATTTGCTATTAGAAACCTCCGACAAGCGCCATACCTTCGGAGTCGTTCATCCCGCGTCGATGCACAATTTGCTGTTACGCTACTGGCTCGCCGCAGGTGGGATTCACCCCGATCGCAATGTAGAACTGTCCACCATTCCACCAGCGCAAATGATTGCTAATTTGCAAGCGGGAAATATTGATGGGTATTGCGTCGGTGAACCCTGGAATGTACGGGCCGCTGTGGAGGGGATTGGCTACACGATCGCTACCGATCTGGAAGTGTGGAACGGACATCCCGGTAAAGTGTTAGGGGTCCGGGAAGACTGGGCCCAGTCCTATCCCAATACGCACATTGCTTTGGTTAAAGCGCTGTTGGAAGCCTGTGCCTACTGCATGGACGAAGCCAATCACGAAGAGATTCGCGAAATTTTGTCACGACGCGAGTATTTGGGGACAGATTTGTCTTACATCTACTTGGGCGATCCCAATCCCCATGTGTGCAGCCTGCATCCGTCGCCACGGGAATATGCGCACCACCAATTTTATGGACAAGGTGTCAATCGTCCTAGCCGTACCGAGCACCTGTGGATGATGGCACAAATGGCGCGATGGGGGGATGTACCATTTCCGCGCAACTGGGTGGAAATTTTGGAGCGAGTTTGTCGTGTCAACATCTTCAGTACGGCCGCCCGAGAATTGGGTTTAACCGAAATCACTTACAGTCGCGGACCAATTCAGCTATTTGATGGCACCACTTTCAGCGCGGATGATCCGATCGGGTATCTCAATCAGTTATCTATCAAACATGATTTCAGTGTTGCTGACGTCATTTTAGACAATCGTACGCCTAAATCTGCTTAG
- the ntrB gene encoding nitrate ABC transporter permease produces the protein MVAQSGAVRRTSSANSLQTWWKKNAGNIIPPVLGILGFLLLWQLISSSGLTRLPGPLSLITDQRTRELLFYPFFDLGGLNKGLFWQTLSSLTRVAQGYTLATIVGISLGILVGTNQTLNKALDPIFQFLRMIAPLAWVPITLIALPNVQLAAIFVIFITAVWPILINTTVGVQQIPQDYKNVARVLQMSPRKYFFKILIPSALPYIFTGLRIAIGLAWLAIIAAEIVMSGVVGIGFFIWDAYQNNYVSEVILAVIYIGAVGLLLDRAVAYLQRRLTA, from the coding sequence ATGGTTGCACAATCAGGAGCAGTCCGAAGAACAAGTTCGGCGAATTCGCTTCAAACTTGGTGGAAGAAGAATGCAGGTAATATTATTCCGCCTGTGCTCGGAATTTTGGGATTTCTCTTACTTTGGCAGTTGATTTCATCCAGTGGGTTAACGCGATTGCCCGGGCCCCTCAGCCTCATCACCGATCAACGTACTCGCGAGCTATTGTTTTATCCATTTTTTGATTTAGGTGGATTGAATAAAGGATTGTTTTGGCAAACCTTGTCGAGCTTAACGCGGGTCGCTCAAGGGTATACACTAGCAACGATCGTTGGCATTAGTTTGGGAATATTGGTGGGAACAAATCAAACCTTGAATAAGGCCCTCGATCCTATCTTTCAATTTCTGCGTATGATTGCGCCGTTGGCGTGGGTTCCCATTACCCTGATTGCGTTACCGAATGTGCAACTTGCAGCAATTTTCGTGATTTTCATTACGGCAGTTTGGCCGATTCTGATCAACACGACCGTGGGTGTACAGCAAATTCCGCAAGATTATAAAAACGTAGCCCGTGTGCTGCAAATGTCACCACGCAAGTATTTCTTCAAAATTCTGATTCCTTCTGCGTTGCCTTACATTTTCACCGGACTGCGGATTGCGATCGGGTTGGCTTGGCTGGCAATCATTGCGGCAGAGATTGTGATGTCTGGTGTGGTGGGCATTGGCTTCTTCATCTGGGATGCCTATCAGAATAACTATGTCAGTGAAGTCATTTTGGCAGTCATTTACATTGGCGCAGTCGGCTTGTTGCTCGATCGAGCCGTTGCCTATTTGCAAAGGCGCTTGACTGCCTAA
- a CDS encoding CmpA/NrtA family ABC transporter substrate-binding protein, which yields MSHAFSSSRRKFLFTASASAGAVLLKGCVGNPPSTTADTTTAPATSPAASPAASPVGSTETPETPNIKLGYLPIVESAPLIVAQQKGFFAKYGMTGVEVSKQANWASARDNVTIGSQGGGIDGGQWQMPMPHLLSEGIITNGNKIPMYVLAQLNTHGNGIAIANAHAGKGLGLDITNAADYIKGFEASQGRKFKAAFTFPNANQDFWIRYWLAAGGVDPDNDIDLLTVPPPETVQGMRTGTMDAFSTGDPWPYRIVADDIGFMSTLTAEIWPSHPEEYLAIRADWVDANPRATKALLKAIMEAQQWCDQPENRAELVQIVSGRDFFNIPADILEPPFAGQYAMGDGKSAINDFKKGPLYWTDTVGSVSYPYKSHDLWFLTESIRWGFHKGALQDIDTAQQIIDRVNREDLWREAAQEAGFSGIPTDTSRGVETFFDGVKFDPANPEAYLNSLKIKRV from the coding sequence ATGTCTCACGCTTTTAGTTCATCTCGTCGCAAGTTTTTATTCACAGCAAGCGCTTCTGCTGGGGCGGTCTTATTAAAAGGATGTGTGGGCAATCCCCCATCCACCACTGCTGATACGACTACGGCTCCGGCGACATCTCCGGCGGCATCTCCGGCAGCATCTCCAGTGGGATCGACTGAAACCCCGGAAACCCCCAACATTAAGCTGGGATATCTTCCTATCGTTGAGTCGGCTCCACTGATCGTTGCGCAACAGAAAGGCTTCTTTGCCAAGTATGGGATGACTGGAGTTGAAGTTTCCAAACAAGCAAACTGGGCGTCTGCTCGCGATAATGTGACGATCGGGTCTCAAGGCGGTGGTATTGATGGTGGACAGTGGCAAATGCCGATGCCGCACCTGTTAAGCGAAGGAATTATTACCAATGGCAACAAGATCCCGATGTATGTATTGGCTCAACTGAATACGCATGGGAACGGTATTGCTATTGCCAACGCTCACGCAGGTAAAGGATTGGGGCTGGATATCACGAATGCTGCTGATTATATCAAGGGGTTTGAAGCCAGTCAGGGACGGAAATTCAAAGCAGCGTTTACTTTTCCCAACGCTAACCAAGACTTTTGGATTCGCTATTGGCTCGCAGCGGGCGGCGTTGACCCGGACAATGATATCGATTTGCTGACCGTGCCACCACCGGAAACTGTGCAGGGTATGAGAACTGGAACGATGGATGCCTTCAGCACGGGCGATCCTTGGCCGTACCGAATTGTGGCTGATGATATCGGTTTCATGTCCACGTTAACCGCGGAAATTTGGCCGTCTCATCCCGAGGAATATTTGGCAATTCGGGCAGACTGGGTCGATGCCAACCCCAGAGCCACCAAAGCGTTGCTGAAAGCGATTATGGAGGCCCAACAGTGGTGCGATCAGCCAGAAAATCGTGCCGAGTTGGTTCAGATTGTGTCGGGTCGGGACTTCTTTAACATTCCTGCTGATATTCTGGAGCCACCATTTGCGGGACAATACGCGATGGGCGATGGTAAGTCTGCTATCAACGACTTCAAGAAAGGTCCACTGTATTGGACGGATACCGTCGGCAGTGTTTCCTATCCCTATAAGAGCCATGATTTGTGGTTTTTGACCGAATCCATTCGCTGGGGCTTCCACAAAGGCGCGCTGCAAGACATTGACACGGCTCAACAGATTATCGATCGCGTCAACCGGGAAGATTTGTGGCGAGAGGCGGCTCAGGAGGCAGGATTCAGCGGTATTCCGACCGATACCTCTAGAGGGGTTGAAACATTCTTTGATGGCGTCAAGTTTGATCCCGCGAATCCAGAAGCCTATTTGAACAGCCTAAAGATTAAGCGAGTATAA
- a CDS encoding glycosyltransferase family 2 protein, translating to MTKLIIQIPCYNEELTLGTTLSALPRHLPGVETIEWLVINDGSRDRTVEVAKEYGVDHIVSFSSNQGLAKAFMAGLEASLRAGADIIVNTDADNQYCADDIPTLIQPILLGQADMVIGARPIWKTRHFSYIKKVLQNFGSFMVRLASNTDVPDAPSGFRAFSRAAAMQLNVFNNYTYTLETIIQAGQKGMTIASVPIRTNPNMRKSRLVKSIPSYVMKSSFTILRIFMLYRPMRFFALLGTIPFLLGTVLGVRWLLLFWFVDPTRSRAPSLILAAVLVLIGFQLWMFGLVADLMAANRKLLEETRVRLRRLDIEQNSEQNSSD from the coding sequence ATGACAAAGCTAATTATCCAGATCCCTTGCTATAACGAGGAACTGACCTTGGGAACCACACTGTCGGCCTTACCCCGTCATTTACCAGGGGTAGAGACGATCGAATGGTTGGTGATTAATGATGGCAGCCGCGATCGCACTGTAGAAGTAGCAAAAGAATATGGCGTTGATCACATTGTTAGTTTTTCTAGCAACCAAGGACTAGCCAAAGCATTCATGGCAGGTTTAGAAGCTAGCTTGCGGGCCGGAGCCGATATCATCGTCAACACCGATGCCGATAATCAATACTGTGCTGACGATATTCCGACCCTGATTCAGCCGATTTTGCTAGGACAAGCAGACATGGTAATTGGTGCTCGCCCGATCTGGAAAACCCGGCATTTCTCCTATATTAAGAAAGTGCTGCAAAACTTTGGCAGTTTTATGGTGCGGTTGGCAAGCAACACCGATGTCCCGGATGCGCCGAGCGGATTTCGAGCATTTAGTCGGGCAGCGGCAATGCAGTTGAACGTTTTCAACAATTACACCTATACCCTCGAAACAATTATTCAAGCGGGGCAAAAAGGCATGACGATCGCCTCGGTGCCAATTCGTACCAATCCCAACATGCGAAAGTCGCGCTTGGTGAAGAGTATTCCATCCTATGTGATGAAATCGTCCTTCACAATCTTACGGATCTTTATGCTATACCGCCCAATGCGGTTCTTTGCACTGCTAGGAACGATTCCATTTCTCTTGGGAACTGTGCTAGGGGTGCGGTGGCTATTGTTGTTTTGGTTTGTCGATCCAACGCGATCGCGCGCCCCCAGTTTGATATTGGCAGCGGTGCTGGTTTTGATTGGGTTTCAACTGTGGATGTTTGGACTAGTAGCCGATTTGATGGCTGCCAACCGTAAACTATTGGAAGAAACCAGGGTTCGACTGCGGCGCTTAGACATTGAACAAAACTCAGAACAAAACTCAAGCGACTGA
- the tftA gene encoding hormogonium tapered terminus morphoprotein TftA, which produces MGRIFISAGHFSGDPGATTAIGTSEAQEMIKTRDLIIAELKSRGLVQDQDFFSVPDTIDLTPTINWINACAVAGDVALEIHGNAFDKRARGTECFFIHGNAARERDARLMLNALLNQVPSLIDRGDKPDTQSAPGSLAFCRRIAVPSLLLELCFVDEPQDMNLLVRDRAKFAKGIANGLIAWSEISPGNPGGGTNPFPSINIKLNGRLQQDKGILVNSNSYIPIDLAGLLGIDLSIATNVRRVTQGGIVYVKAVDLQPFNVSVSWQSSPPTVVLNTALVSVEIDRIMGQGLSSIEQLSDFLKSNNSGDFISRFPDIARLYVEEARKEGVNHDIAFCQMCLETGYLKFGGDVSPNQNNFAGIGAIGGGVAGASFPDARTGVKAHIEHLKAYASTEDIAHPPIVDPRFHLVTPRGKAPKVKDLTGKWAVDTRYGDKILAILKRLYESADVESLHHGDSGSHSIEITSPAPRSTFEIKQSFTVKGTASPGVVKVSLSSPWGGNIFPLVTAAVSGGLWQADVVFNTAGNREILATALGDQDNILDFDPEELIVVIQSKLAKPVVGGYVTSPFGWRNGRNHRGTDIGHRNGVGTPILAVADGTVSFVQTGCTVGNHNCGGGFGSHVDIRHSNLDLLSRYAHLSRVNVSDGQTVTKGQKIGEMGETGHAFGPHLHIEIIRLSNGIHLDPETIIIPIV; this is translated from the coding sequence ATGGGACGAATCTTTATTTCCGCAGGTCATTTTTCTGGCGATCCTGGAGCAACTACCGCGATCGGCACTTCAGAAGCACAAGAAATGATCAAAACTCGTGATTTAATCATTGCAGAACTGAAATCGCGAGGATTAGTTCAAGATCAGGACTTCTTCTCTGTTCCAGATACAATTGATCTCACTCCTACAATTAATTGGATTAATGCTTGTGCTGTTGCTGGAGATGTAGCCCTAGAAATTCATGGGAATGCGTTCGACAAACGTGCAAGAGGAACCGAATGCTTTTTTATTCACGGCAATGCTGCACGCGAACGGGATGCCAGATTAATGCTAAATGCGCTTCTTAATCAAGTGCCTAGTCTTATCGATCGCGGAGATAAACCCGATACTCAATCTGCTCCGGGCAGTCTAGCATTCTGTCGTCGAATTGCGGTTCCATCATTGTTGCTGGAGCTATGTTTTGTTGACGAACCTCAAGATATGAATCTTTTGGTGAGAGATCGCGCAAAATTTGCCAAAGGCATTGCTAATGGTTTGATTGCATGGAGTGAAATCAGTCCAGGAAATCCAGGAGGTGGAACTAATCCTTTCCCAAGCATCAACATCAAACTCAATGGACGACTTCAGCAAGATAAGGGAATCCTAGTTAACAGTAATTCCTATATCCCTATTGATCTGGCTGGGCTTCTGGGAATCGATCTTTCTATTGCCACCAATGTACGGCGAGTCACGCAAGGAGGAATTGTTTATGTTAAAGCTGTTGATTTGCAGCCCTTTAATGTGTCAGTCAGTTGGCAGTCTAGTCCTCCTACCGTTGTTCTCAATACTGCACTGGTTAGTGTAGAGATCGATCGAATCATGGGTCAAGGTCTTAGCTCAATTGAGCAACTGTCGGATTTCTTAAAATCTAACAACTCAGGAGATTTCATCTCTCGTTTTCCAGATATTGCCAGGCTTTATGTCGAAGAAGCCAGGAAAGAAGGGGTCAACCATGACATTGCCTTCTGCCAAATGTGTTTGGAAACAGGTTATCTCAAGTTTGGTGGAGATGTTAGTCCTAACCAAAATAACTTTGCTGGAATTGGGGCGATCGGCGGTGGTGTTGCCGGAGCCTCATTCCCAGATGCCAGAACAGGCGTTAAAGCCCATATTGAACATTTAAAAGCCTATGCCAGTACAGAAGATATTGCACACCCTCCCATTGTTGATCCTCGCTTTCATCTAGTAACTCCCCGTGGCAAAGCTCCGAAGGTGAAGGATTTGACAGGAAAATGGGCAGTAGATACGCGATATGGTGACAAGATTCTCGCTATCCTGAAGCGACTTTATGAAAGTGCAGATGTTGAATCTTTGCATCATGGAGATTCAGGTAGCCACTCGATCGAAATTACTTCTCCTGCGCCACGATCGACGTTTGAGATTAAGCAGAGCTTTACTGTGAAAGGAACAGCAAGTCCTGGTGTCGTCAAAGTTAGTCTTAGCAGTCCTTGGGGCGGCAATATTTTTCCGTTGGTCACCGCAGCCGTAAGCGGTGGATTGTGGCAGGCTGATGTTGTTTTCAACACAGCAGGAAACCGGGAAATTTTAGCTACGGCTCTGGGTGATCAAGACAATATTTTGGATTTTGATCCCGAAGAGTTAATCGTTGTGATTCAAAGCAAATTGGCTAAACCTGTTGTAGGAGGTTATGTTACGAGTCCTTTCGGTTGGCGTAACGGTCGGAACCATCGTGGAACTGATATTGGGCATCGCAATGGAGTAGGAACCCCTATTCTCGCCGTTGCCGACGGTACAGTTAGTTTCGTTCAAACAGGATGTACTGTTGGCAATCACAACTGTGGTGGCGGTTTTGGCAGCCATGTAGATATTCGTCATTCCAACTTGGATTTACTGAGTCGCTACGCTCACTTAAGCCGTGTCAATGTCAGTGATGGACAAACCGTTACTAAGGGTCAGAAGATCGGCGAAATGGGAGAAACAGGTCATGCATTTGGGCCACATCTTCATATTGAAATCATTCGGCTAAGCAATGGTATTCACTTAGATCCTGAAACCATCATCATTCCGATCGTCTAA
- a CDS encoding M48 family metallopeptidase, translated as MSHAKSALIGLKSDHFRHPLDLEATQTLRQIPGLDLLIRSVLGGIAEHFFYLENIASSVLVSEQQLPQLHTLLLEACQILDLEPPQLYVRQHPVPNAYTFAMRGKQPFIVLHTSLIDLLTPEETQAVIAHELGHLKCEHSVYLTLANLLVLAAGQLTPLGGALAQSLQTQLLQWVRCAEFTCDRAALLVAQNPRVVASVLMKLSGGSPTLAPQLNLDAFLAQARSYEETSTDEVGQMLRQLQTAPLTHPVPVLRAKEIDRWASSQDYQSLLQKRPMLYNDEAEKKAKAGGGWRNW; from the coding sequence ATGTCTCATGCCAAATCAGCCCTAATTGGTCTTAAATCCGATCACTTCCGTCATCCTCTGGATCTAGAAGCTACTCAAACCTTGAGACAGATTCCAGGATTAGATCTCTTGATACGGAGTGTACTAGGTGGAATTGCCGAGCATTTTTTCTATCTAGAAAATATTGCCTCTAGCGTATTGGTCAGTGAACAGCAATTACCTCAGCTTCACACACTGCTGCTAGAAGCCTGTCAGATTTTGGATTTGGAACCCCCACAACTTTATGTAAGGCAACACCCAGTTCCGAATGCTTACACCTTCGCCATGCGCGGCAAGCAGCCGTTTATTGTACTGCACACCTCGTTAATTGATCTACTGACCCCCGAAGAAACACAAGCAGTGATTGCTCATGAGCTAGGGCATCTTAAGTGCGAACACAGTGTGTATTTAACCCTGGCAAACTTGCTGGTTCTGGCGGCCGGGCAACTAACTCCCTTGGGAGGAGCGTTGGCGCAAAGTTTACAGACACAACTGTTGCAATGGGTGCGTTGTGCAGAATTCACGTGCGATCGAGCGGCTCTCTTGGTCGCTCAAAACCCGCGTGTAGTGGCGTCGGTACTCATGAAGCTATCTGGTGGTTCTCCCACACTGGCTCCGCAACTCAATTTGGATGCGTTTTTGGCTCAAGCCCGCTCCTACGAAGAAACTAGCACTGATGAGGTCGGGCAAATGCTGCGGCAACTGCAAACCGCGCCATTAACTCACCCGGTTCCAGTGTTGCGAGCCAAGGAGATTGATCGTTGGGCTAGCAGTCAAGACTATCAATCGTTGCTACAAAAACGCCCAATGCTTTATAATGATGAAGCTGAGAAAAAAGCCAAAGCCGGGGGCGGATGGCGAAATTGGTAG
- a CDS encoding protoglobin domain-containing protein: MSLNPYTFLQTLESRSGFTTEDKQLLKSYAEWGKTIAPEMADHFYAYLNRDEEMHTILNATEGRIHRLRDTFIQWFYEMFTGMDDWGQDYADRRWRIGLVHVQIGIGPQHVVPAMATVVQEVGNRLRADGKDQRLQDALGRICMIDLAFIEQAYVEVSSAAVLRETGWTEKLFRRLIATGAGKMS, encoded by the coding sequence ATGTCCTTAAATCCTTACACGTTTTTGCAAACTTTGGAATCCCGATCGGGGTTCACCACCGAGGACAAGCAACTGTTGAAGTCCTATGCCGAGTGGGGCAAAACGATTGCTCCAGAAATGGCCGATCATTTTTATGCTTATCTGAATCGTGATGAAGAAATGCACACAATTTTGAACGCTACTGAAGGACGCATTCACCGCCTACGGGACACCTTTATTCAGTGGTTCTACGAAATGTTCACAGGCATGGATGACTGGGGGCAAGACTATGCCGATCGGCGCTGGAGAATTGGACTAGTGCATGTCCAAATTGGGATTGGTCCGCAGCACGTTGTACCTGCGATGGCAACGGTGGTACAAGAAGTAGGAAACCGATTGCGAGCCGATGGCAAAGATCAAAGACTGCAAGATGCGCTAGGACGCATCTGTATGATTGACTTAGCGTTTATCGAGCAAGCCTATGTTGAGGTCAGTTCAGCGGCGGTCTTGCGGGAAACGGGTTGGACAGAGAAGCTGTTCAGGCGATTGATTGCGACTGGAGCCGGGAAAATGAGCTAG